In Crassostrea angulata isolate pt1a10 chromosome 4, ASM2561291v2, whole genome shotgun sequence, one genomic interval encodes:
- the LOC128179949 gene encoding uncharacterized protein LOC128179949, translated as MEGNQGGPGGVENELRRMGGRLIFVISLCLALLGLVLLYQTHNPSGDVTCPQLFFDVSTMHNDLEISGNGDVIANTNRYVKIRLENYHGILGIFSVGNIGEFQMKISVTIDIQKKIKGDDPLFEIAFAERKQLKNDAFDRKIKTSLSILGKKCNSKHMCLIVQRRGVTYKKMEITGINVGSYIGVVTMTKENDSIVIHVSDKEPICKPLLKLPQDNIFNNDIVPVYGVTKNDSTARVLLTVIRDVDNVASFDETTCHKTIYTSGDGKAIANYNVGIQFRRGGAFSKAYRGVLGDIAFKENNNDNESFLLKPDYFEIKVHFDVDLRNTEVESSLFEFGLSPRNLIDNHKVLRYHSSAIIVSIGRCTKRLRLCMSYWQDGTQDRMYTAFGQYYEKVNDSFTFGLKVDSSEHIVSVYLVNERKEWVHDFLDVTFVRPLYPVFGLTDRTFVKIHLLSSSSVTKMYSVLGFFPQYPACEI; from the exons ATGGAAGGAAATCAAG GAGGTCCTGGTGgtgttgaaaatgaattacGTCGAATGGGTGGAAGATTAATCTTTGTCATATCACTATGTCTGGCGCTGCTTGGTCTTGTATTATTGTATCAAACACATAATCCTAGTGGTGATGTCACAT GTCCCCAACTGTTTTTCGACGTGTCTACCATGCATAATGACCTGGAAATATCTGGAAACGGCGATGTAATTGCCAATACAAATCGCTATGTTAAGATACGTCTTGAAAACTACCATGGAATTCTTGGTATTTTCTCCGTGGGTAACATAGGggaatttcaaatgaaaataagtgTCACAATAgacatacagaaaaaaataaaaggagacGATCCATTGTTCGAAATAGCTTTTGCTGAACGAAAACAACTGAAAAACGAtgcatttgatagaaaaatcaAGACGAGTTTAAGTATACTCGGAAAGAAGTGTAATAGCAAACACATGTGTTTAATTGTACAGAGACGAGGAGTGACTTACAAGAAAATGGAAATCACCGGTATAAATGTCGGAAGCTACATTGGAGTGGTCACGATGACCAAGGAAAATGACAGTATTGTTATTCATGTCTCGGACAAAGAACCGATTTGCAAACCGTTACTGAAACTTCCACAAGACAACATATTCAACAATGACATTGTTCCAGTTTATGGAGTGACAAAAAATGACAGTACAGCCAGAGTGCTTCTTACAGTGATAAGAGATGTAGACAATGTCGCTAGCTTTGATGAGACGACTTGTCATAAAACGATATATACATCTGGTGATGGAAAAGCCATAGCTAACTATAATGTCGGTATTCAATTTAGACGGGGAGGGGCTTTTTCAAAGGCTTACCGTGGGGTTCTAGGTGATATtgcttttaaagaaaacaacaatgatAACGAGAGTTTTCTTTTGAAACCAGACTACTTTGAAATTAAAGTTCATTTTGATGTTGATTTACGGAACACCGAAGTTGAAAGTTCGTTGTTTGAATTTGGACTTTCCCCTAGAAATCTCATCGACAACCACAAAGTCTTAAGGTACCATTCAAGTGCTATCATTGTATCTATTGGACGCTGTACCAAGAGACTGCGTCTCTGTATGTCTTACTGGCAAGATGGGACACAAGATAGAATGTACACAGCTTTTGGTCAATACTATGAGAAAGTTAATGATTCTTTTACATTTGGGTTAAAGGTTGATTCTTCGGAGCATATAGTAAGTGTTTATTTAGTAAATGAAAGAAAGGAGTGGGTTCACGATTTTCTAGATGTGACCTTTGTTCGTCCCCTGTATCCTGTGTTTGGATTGACAGACAGAACGTTTGTCAAAATTCACCTTTTATCGTCATCATCAGTGACAAAAATGTACAGCGTATTAGGGTTTTTTCCACAATATCCTGCTTGTGAAATTTGA
- the LOC128182034 gene encoding uncharacterized protein LOC128182034, with protein MKATMYLGFVCLWIFLFSSVVESQLSDASCPYDYHYCEGTIFCCQSGYICTGTTTCLHLAIIIGPIVGLVVLIVCIVVCCICCRRRRATPGVVYSPTPQAKM; from the exons ATGAAGGCGACTATGTATCTTGGATTTGTATGCCTATGGATATTTTTATTCAGCTCAGTCGTTGAGT CACAACTAAGTGATGCATCATGTCCCTACGACTACCACTACTGTGAAGGGACCATATTCTGCTGTCAGTCGGGATACATATGTACCGGAACGACAACCTGTTTACATCTGGC GATCATAATCGGCCCTATCGTCGGCCTGGTAGTGCTAATCGTCTGCATTGTCGTCTGCTGTATCTGTTGTC GTCGTAGGCGGGCCACCCCTGGAGTAGTCTACAGCCCCACCCCACAAGCCAAGATGTGA
- the LOC128179951 gene encoding uncharacterized protein LOC128179951, which translates to MFSTWTWSLVVALVAVLYVVNRQIKGTADVNCPTFYMNSTSLHPDIYLSEMDTVVSNYNGNAQNTMTDEKQLKKFKGVIGKDQISTETETRFEIGFSFQIISGIENKDVLLQVGVANNDVIDLHPTMGKHQTAWTVSAAGCRSQYVCLIAESDGEILKSIPISEKKINSTVSKKIIYQLLPDENTVTVYINTFANKFIDFKNVEFTNALRLAVGVYNPKLAVTSLTNIGTNHIEFDVSTLHRTVFISADNNTISNIKFNDQFSQRNSRGNLVSYRGVLGDIQFNRKFFTGLPEYFEVKVEVNVMAYEIGAQDHLFEIGFTQRQFVDHGKSLRSLSNAWMICARKCSRNKNICLQTWQFGKMHKEEILMHSSFSKRLKEIIYLGFSLHLTTGELMVFKRYPRKLIDTLSSVPFSKGVYPVFGIGSQQLVSIGLRMGESIPRFSFFGSHFKKPVCRL; encoded by the exons ATGTTTTCCACTTGGACTTGGTCACTTGTGGTAGCTCTAGTAGCGGTGCTTTATGTTGTCAACAGACAGATTAAAGGGACTGCGGATGTTAATT GTCCAACGTTTTATATGAATTCAACATCTCTCCATCCAGATATATACCTATCAGAAATGGATACAGTTGTTTCTAATTACAACGGTAATGCACAAAATACAATGACAGAcgaaaaacaattgaaaaaatttaaaggaGTAATCGGAAAAGATCAGATAAGTACAGAAACAGAAACAAGATTTGAAATAGGATTTTCATTCCAAATTATTTCTGGCATTGAGAATAAAGATGTCTTGCTTCAAGTAGGCGTGGCTAATAATGACGTTATTGACCTACACCCGACTATGGGTAAACATCAAACCGCCTGGACGGTATCAGCTGCTGGATGCAGGAGTCAATATGTTTGTCTAATTGCAGAGTCTGAtggtgaaattttgaaatcgataCCGATATCTGAAAAGAAAATCAACTCAACTGTTTCCAAAAAAATTATCTACCAGTTATTACCTGATGAAAACACAGTGACTGTCTACATCAATACTTTTGCAAAcaaatttattgatttcaaaaatgtaGAATTTACGAACGCTTTGAGGCTTGCTGTAGGTGTGTACAACCCAAAACTAGCGGTTACCTCCCTTACCAACATTGGGACAAATCACATAGAGTTTGATGTATCAACATTGCATCGGACAGTCTTTATCTCTGCGGATAATAACAcgatatcaaatataaaatttaacgacCAATTTTCTCAAAGAAACTCGAGAGGCAATCTTGTCAGCTACAGAGGAGTTCTTGGTGATATTCAGTTCAACAGGAAATTTTTTACAGGCTTACCAGAATATTTTGAAGTGAAAGTAGAGGTCAACGTTATGGCTTATGAGATTGGAGCACAGgatcatttgtttgaaataggGTTTACTCAAAGACAGTTTGTCGACCATGGAAAATCTCTGCGATCTTTGTCCAATGCATGGATGATTTGTGCAAGGAAAtgttcaagaaataaaaatatttgtctaCAGACTTGGCAGTTTGGCAAAATGCACAAGGAAGAAATTCTTATGCATTCCTCATTTTCTAAAcgattaaaagaaattatttatcttGGATTTTCACTTCATCTGACTACTGGTGAATTGATGGTTTTCAAAAGATATCCAAGAAAACTCATTGATACTTTGAGTAGTGTACCTTTCAGTAAAGGTGTTTATCCTGTATTTGGAATTGGTAGTCAACAGCTAGTTTCCATTGGTCTACGAATGGGTGAATCTATTCCTCGATTTAGTTTCTTTGGATCTCATTTTAAGAAACCAGTATGTCGTCTATAG